The following are encoded together in the Salvia hispanica cultivar TCC Black 2014 chromosome 6, UniMelb_Shisp_WGS_1.0, whole genome shotgun sequence genome:
- the LOC125192653 gene encoding putative GPI-anchor transamidase, whose amino-acid sequence MATSFKFKPLTISILLLFLYNAIASSASGSSSTTMHTNNWAILVCTSRFWFNYRHMANTLSLYRTVKRLGIPDERIILMLADDMACNARNKYPAQVFNNENHRLNLYGDNVEVDYRGYEVTVENFLRILTGRHETAVPRSKRLLSDEGSHILLYMTGHGGDEFLKFQDSEELQSHDLADAVKQMKEKRRFKELLIMVDTCQAATLFSQLQSPGVLAIGSSKKGENSYSHHLDSDVGVSVVDRFTFYTLAFFERLNMYDNASLSSLFTSYNPNTLMSTAYYRTDLYQRRLEEVPVTNFFGSVMETIQTDSPYRAFSNRYYRKSKTEMPSDQSGGGNRRALEDSDILEELADSKLNAKQVGCPFTHTWNTILGRMEKITQIDNLVNCGVALMFPIVALSSWLSH is encoded by the exons ATGGCGACATCATTCAAATTCAAGCCCTTGACGATTTCGATCCTTCTACTCTTCCTCTACAATGCAATCGCCTCAAGTGCGTCCGGTTCTTCTTCTACCACGATGCACACCAACAATTGGGCTATTCTTGTCTGTACCTCCCGCTTCTG GTTTAATTATAGGCATATGGCCAATACTTTATCCTTATACAG AACGGTGAAACGATTAGGAATTCCAGATGAGAGGATAATTCTCATGCTGGCTGATGATATGGCTTGCAATGCTCGGAACAAGTATCCTGCCCAGGTCTTCAACAATGAAAACCACCGACTCAACTTGTATGGAGACAATGTTGAG GTAGACTACCGAGGTTATGAAGTGACTGTCGAAAACTTTTTACGAATATTGACTGGGCGCCATGAAACAGCAGTTCCAAGGTCAAAACGACTACTAAGTGATGAAGGAAGTCATATACTTCTTTACATGACTGGGCATGGTGGGGATgagtttctaaaatttcaaGACTCAGAGGAGCTTCAAAGCCATGATTTAGCTGATGCAGTGAAACAAATGAAGGAAAAGCGCAG ATTTAAAGAGCTGCTGATAATGGTAGATACTTGCCAGGCAGCCACTCTATTTTCCCAG CTACAATCACCTGGTGTTTTGGCTATTGGAAGTAGCAAGAAAGGAGAGAATTCATATTCACATCACTTGGACTCTGAC GTTGGTGTATCTGTTGTAGACCGATTTACATTTTATACTCTTGCCTTCTTTGAGAGGTTAAATATGTATGACAATGCCTCATTGAGCAG TCTTTTCACTTCGTACAATCCAAATACACTGATGTCAACTGCATATTATCGAACTGATTTATACCAACGACGATTGGAGGAG GTACCAGTGACCAACTTCTTTGGTTCTGTCATGGAAACCATCCAAACGGATTCACCTTATCGGGCCTTCTCAAACCGATACTACAGGAAATCTAAAACTGAGATGCCTTCGGATCAATCTGGTGGGGGTAACCGACGAGCATTAGAAGATTCAGACATTCTAGAAGAATTGGCTGACTCTAAACTAAAT GCTAAACAAGTTGGTTGCCcatttacacacacttggaaTACAATTCTGGGCCGGATGGAAAAGATTACACAAATAGATAATTTAGTTAACTGTGGTGTAGCATTGATGTTCCCAATTGTTGCCCTTTCATCTTGGCTTTCGCACTGA